A window of Sphaeramia orbicularis unplaced genomic scaffold, fSphaOr1.1, whole genome shotgun sequence contains these coding sequences:
- the coa3b gene encoding cytochrome C oxidase assembly factor 3b, whose protein sequence is MMETGAPGGVEPEQTAAQKQLLRRRQELDYWKNNMARIRRRNRMTGLSIGAFVLGMFTYTILSVKQERIMDEVDDEARIHIIRGPRTGANS, encoded by the exons ATGATGGAGACCGGAGCACCGGGAGGCGTGGAACCGGAGCAGACAGCGGCCCAGAAGCAGCTGCTCCGCCGGAGACAGGAGCTGGACTACTGGAAGAACAACATGGCCCGGATCCGGAGGAGGAACCGGATGACCGGACTGAGCATAGGCGCGTTTGTGCTGGGAATGT TCACTTACACCAtcctgtcagtcaaacaggagAGAATCATGGACGAAGTGGACGATGAAGCCAGGATCCACATCATACGAGGACCACGGACTGGAGCTAACTCCTAG
- the LOC115416597 gene encoding LOW QUALITY PROTEIN: RPA-interacting protein A-like (The sequence of the model RefSeq protein was modified relative to this genomic sequence to represent the inferred CDS: inserted 1 base in 1 codon): MDGLQKHRSLYXGTNPPWKETYRKRCVNRLQNSRSRLLEQYRRTGLSPQCSTSGASVIIQEVMEEEWSALRSEAQERASLWGSEAQERASFWGSEDTAQVFGVMEQFDEVSGLEDIHQELLSHEMSIIAEYEQNIQLEQQYVSSVVDEMEELHVICPVCHRNNLSFNSSFISCCCGLNIYTKTVTVTPQFLQSLLQSSLSEHLLQSPQCPHSPVFSLTPNTDTPPTLMSSCTACDFLSVVL; encoded by the exons ATGGACGGTTTACAAAAACACCGTTCACTTT AAGGAACGAACCCGCCATGGAAGGAAACTTACCGAAAA CGCTGTGTGAACAGGTTGCAGAACAGTCGCTCCAGGCTGTTGGAGCAGTACCGTCGGACTGGACTCAGCCCACAGTGCAGCACCTCTGGAGCCTCGGTCATCATCCAGGAGGTGATGGAGGAGGAGTGGAGCGCCCTGCGGTCCGAGGCCCAGGAGAGGGCCTCCCTCTGGGGGTCCGAGGCCCAGGAGAGGGCCTCCTTCTGGGGGTCCGAAGACACGGCACAG gtgtTTGGTGTCATGGAGCAGTTCGATGAAGTGTCAGGACTGGAGGACATCCACCAGGAGCTGCTGTCCCATG AAATGTCTATAATTGCAGAGTATGAACAGAACATTCAGCTGGAGCAGCAGTATGTGTCGTCTGTAGTGGACGAGATGGAAGAACTGCATGTCATCTGTCCAGTCTGTCACAG AAACAATCTGAGCTTCAACAGTTCCTTCATCTCCTGCTGCTGTGGACTGAACATCTACACCAAG ACTGTCACAGTGACCCCTCAGTTCCTCCAGTCTCTTCTTCAGTCCAGTTTATCTGAACACTTGCTCCAGTCTCCTCAGTGTCCTCACAGTCCAGTGTTCTCACTGACACCAAACacagacaccccccccaccctgatGAGCAGCTGTACG GCCTGTGACTTCCTGTCCGTCGTCCTGTGA
- the LOC115416596 gene encoding C-type mannose receptor 2-like, whose protein sequence is MKGTTPLMLTLLLLLHLPPVCVAENLRTPQYFYCGFSQTWWSARSYCRQHHTDLVTISGQADNAQAVRVHGWIGLHRGWGDPVWRWSRGNQRANFTSWEPSHPQDHEHCAFKYQGQTVWESDQCNTLHTFTCWNERLILVKENKTWEEALEHCRTMEDQDPMDPMAYNSHRYNLATLVTADDHHYAQEKIQEATTDTVWTGLRFLAGQWRWVGGEAAQFEGDCPPDGRGCGVLQKKGPPHLQTEECTHKLNFLCYRRTPTSPDSTCS, encoded by the exons ATGAAGGGTACGACGCCGCTGATGCTAACgcttctgctgctgctccacCTTCCTCCTGTGTGTGTGGCAGAAAACCTGCGAACTCCCCAGTACTTCTACTGTGGTTTCAGTCAGACGTGGTGGTCAGCGCGGTCCTACTGCAGACAACACCACACTGACCTGGTCACCATCAGCGGTCAAGCAGACAACGCCCAGGCTGTGCGTGTCCACGGATGGATCGGTTTACACCGGGGGTGGGGTGACCCCGTGTGGAGGTGGTCCAGAGGAAACCAGAGGGCCAACTTCACCTCCTGGGAACCAA GTCATCCTCAGGACCATGAACACTGCGCCTTTAAGTACCAGGGCCAGACGGTCTGGGAGAGTGACCAGTGCAACACACTACACACATTCACATGTTGGAATGAACGCCTGATTCTGGTGAAGGAGAACAAGACCTGGGAGGAGGCCTTAGAACACTGCAGGACTATGGAGGACCAGGACCCCATGGACCCCATGGCCTACAACAGCCACCGCTACAACCTGGCCACCCTGGTCACTGCAGATGACCACCACTACGCCCAAGAGAAGATCCAAGAGGCCACCACTGACACG GTGTGGACCGGTCTGCGGTTCCTGGCCGGTCAGTGGCGGTGGGTGGGTGGAGAAGCGGCTCAGTTTGAGGGAGACTGTCCACCTGATGGGCGGGGCTGTGGTGTTCTACAGAAGAAGGGACCACCTCACCTCCAAACTGAAGAGTGCACCCACAAACTGAACTTCCTCTGCTACAGGAGGACGCCCACCAGTCCGGACTCCACATGTTCTTAA